In Carboxydocella sporoproducens DSM 16521, the following are encoded in one genomic region:
- the hflX gene encoding GTPase HflX → MKFIYGNTDGIRKHLLDKLSQIRGYQFDKLLPYEMYQQLLSISEQLNREIAIGINKKGKVEFISIGNSQQVPVPRNSYLIIHTHPQATSELSELDLSLIHSGQTQAIMAIGSFSDTIQIAKIDDSHGLTVEKYTLQDLAQKSLDIIGVEGSRKNKIEDIDLTEKALLIAFDEEGALELEELCKTAGIQVLDCEIIKLRKIHTGLFVGKGKIVEIKNKSQVLQANLLVFDHELSPVQLRNIEEITGQKVVDRTTLILDIFAQRAQSREGKLQVELAQLKHLLPRLTGQGNNLSRLGGGVGTRGPGETKLEQDRRKIKKKIVLLTQELAEIQKHRQNQHKQRATNNIPHICLTGYTNAGKSTLLNLLANANVLAEDKLFATLDTTTRRLQLPSGRWAVLTDTVGFIRNLPPGLIAAFRATLEEHLRSDLILHVVDASNPFARQHIKVVEAIIKDLNLETIKQLIVFNKIDLLNDLDRLNILLHDLPSDYVCISALKKTGIDELLIKIDTILNTENVYKDTLWFFPYNQASLISLIRKHGHIVEEKYTDSGILIKGRVENRYSAQLEIYEK, encoded by the coding sequence ATGAAATTTATTTATGGTAATACAGATGGTATTCGCAAACATCTTTTAGACAAACTCTCTCAGATAAGAGGATATCAATTTGATAAACTATTACCATATGAAATGTATCAGCAACTATTATCAATATCTGAACAGCTAAACAGGGAAATTGCTATAGGTATTAATAAAAAAGGCAAAGTGGAGTTTATCAGTATAGGTAATAGCCAGCAAGTACCAGTACCTCGAAACTCTTATTTAATCATCCATACCCATCCACAAGCAACCAGTGAATTAAGTGAGCTGGATCTTTCTTTAATCCATTCCGGTCAAACCCAGGCAATCATGGCTATTGGGTCTTTTTCAGATACAATTCAAATCGCAAAAATCGATGACAGCCATGGGCTTACTGTTGAAAAATATACTTTGCAGGACTTAGCCCAGAAGAGCCTGGATATCATCGGGGTAGAAGGTTCAAGGAAAAACAAAATAGAGGATATTGACTTAACAGAAAAAGCATTATTGATAGCTTTTGATGAAGAGGGTGCCCTTGAACTGGAGGAATTATGCAAAACAGCCGGTATTCAGGTTCTGGATTGTGAAATTATAAAGCTAAGAAAGATTCATACCGGGCTCTTTGTTGGCAAAGGTAAAATCGTTGAAATAAAGAATAAGTCCCAGGTATTACAAGCAAATCTTCTGGTCTTTGATCACGAGCTCTCACCAGTTCAATTACGAAATATCGAGGAAATTACCGGGCAGAAAGTAGTAGACCGTACTACTTTGATTCTTGACATTTTTGCACAAAGGGCCCAGTCACGAGAGGGCAAACTTCAGGTTGAACTGGCACAACTTAAACATCTGTTACCTCGTCTAACCGGTCAGGGTAATAACCTTTCCCGCTTAGGCGGAGGCGTAGGTACCCGGGGCCCTGGTGAAACTAAACTGGAACAAGATAGGCGAAAAATTAAAAAGAAAATAGTATTATTAACACAGGAGCTGGCCGAAATACAAAAACACCGTCAAAATCAACACAAACAGAGGGCAACTAATAATATTCCGCACATATGCTTAACCGGTTATACCAATGCCGGAAAATCGACTTTACTTAATCTGCTAGCCAATGCCAATGTCCTGGCTGAGGACAAATTGTTTGCCACCCTTGATACAACGACGCGCCGTCTCCAACTCCCTTCGGGTAGATGGGCTGTACTAACCGACACAGTAGGTTTTATTCGCAATTTACCTCCAGGCCTGATTGCAGCTTTTCGTGCTACATTGGAAGAGCATTTGCGTTCCGATTTGATTTTACATGTAGTAGATGCCAGTAATCCATTTGCCAGACAACATATCAAGGTCGTTGAAGCTATTATTAAAGATTTAAATTTAGAAACAATTAAACAATTAATAGTTTTTAATAAAATAGACTTACTTAACGACCTGGATAGATTAAACATATTACTTCACGATCTTCCGTCAGATTATGTTTGCATTTCAGCCTTGAAAAAAACCGGTATTGATGAGTTATTAATCAAAATAGATACAATTTTAAACACAGAAAATGTTTACAAAGACACCCTTTGGTTTTTCCCTTATAACCAGGCCTCCCTTATTAGTTTAATTAGAAAGCATGGTCATATCGTTGAGGAGAAATACACAGATTCAGGTATATTAATTAAGGGCAGAGTGGAAAATAGATATAGTGCTCAACTGGAAATTTATGAGAAATAG
- the miaA gene encoding tRNA (adenosine(37)-N6)-dimethylallyltransferase MiaA, which translates to MDYQPVLIIVGPTAVGKSAVGIELAKLIDGEIISGDSMQVYKDMDIGTAKVPVEQRQGIPHHLLDIISPEEEFSVALFETLAEAKIKDIYARNKKPIIVGGTGLYIKALTHTYDFTPFAVDWQWRKSKEKEATLRGTEALWQELAAIDPVTANKLHPNDLKRIIRALEVYHFTGKPISYYQEKSRQKGLKRKYLMYALTASREKLYERINLRVEQMLASGWIEEAQHLLDKYNLSNTASQAIGYKQIFSYLRGEITYLQMVEDIKTATRRYAKRQLTWLRQEENINWLDVTEQSIHDISKKIAQEAAGLWAKM; encoded by the coding sequence ATGGATTATCAACCAGTTTTAATTATTGTAGGACCCACCGCCGTAGGTAAATCAGCAGTAGGCATTGAATTAGCCAAACTCATTGACGGGGAAATAATATCCGGAGATTCTATGCAAGTGTATAAAGACATGGATATAGGAACAGCTAAAGTACCTGTTGAACAGCGCCAGGGAATTCCCCATCATCTTCTGGATATTATCAGTCCGGAAGAGGAATTTAGTGTAGCCTTGTTTGAAACCCTGGCAGAAGCAAAGATTAAAGATATCTATGCCAGAAATAAAAAACCTATCATTGTTGGCGGTACAGGTTTATACATAAAAGCTTTAACTCATACCTATGATTTTACACCTTTCGCTGTGGACTGGCAGTGGCGCAAGAGCAAAGAAAAAGAAGCTACCTTGCGAGGGACCGAAGCACTTTGGCAGGAACTGGCAGCTATCGACCCAGTAACAGCTAACAAATTACATCCCAATGATCTCAAAAGAATAATCAGAGCTTTAGAGGTATATCATTTTACAGGAAAGCCTATCAGTTACTATCAGGAAAAATCCCGGCAAAAGGGCTTAAAAAGAAAGTATTTGATGTATGCATTAACTGCCAGCAGGGAAAAATTATATGAGCGGATAAATTTAAGAGTGGAACAAATGCTGGCAAGTGGCTGGATTGAAGAAGCCCAACATTTACTGGACAAATACAATTTAAGCAATACAGCCAGCCAGGCAATAGGCTACAAACAGATTTTCTCATATTTACGCGGAGAAATTACTTATCTGCAAATGGTGGAGGATATCAAGACAGCTACCCGCCGTTATGCCAAAAGGCAATTAACCTGGTTACGCCAGGAAGAAAATATCAACTGGCTGGATGTAACTGAACAATCAATCCATGATATCAGTAAAAAAATTGCTCAAGAGGCAGCAGGACTATGGGCAAAAATGTAG
- the hfq gene encoding RNA chaperone Hfq: MTTTKSTINLQDAFLNQVRKENIPVTVYLVNGFQLKGLVRGFDNFTVILEQEGKQQMVYKHAISTVAPIKPVHFSFSDNRNVNQNQ; this comes from the coding sequence ATGACAACAACTAAATCCACTATTAATTTACAGGATGCTTTTTTAAATCAGGTCCGGAAGGAAAATATCCCGGTAACTGTTTATCTTGTTAATGGTTTTCAACTTAAGGGACTGGTAAGAGGCTTTGATAATTTTACTGTTATCTTAGAACAAGAAGGTAAACAACAAATGGTTTATAAACACGCAATTTCAACAGTAGCTCCCATTAAGCCTGTTCATTTTTCTTTTTCTGATAACCGCAATGTTAACCAAAACCAGTAA
- a CDS encoding AAA family ATPase, with translation MLIQFKRQQNRLEPLNLTPHKPQSINNITEQTNSSFVEEILKELNELIGLEKVKYIFHEIYAFARIQKKRQKEKLYNEPMVLHMVFKGNPGTGKTTVARIAGKLFRELGLLQKGHLIEIERADLVGEYIGHTAIKTREQIKRALGGILFIDEAYSLARGGEKDFGKEAIDTMVKAMEDHKDNLVIILAGYPSEMEWFLRTNPGLRSRFPIHISFPDYSIDELMLIAEQMLKQRQYDFTPQAKERFKEQLKNLPPTTIVNGNARLVRNYIEKLIRCQAVRLVKKEIVTRDDLILITEDDIYSATGNYL, from the coding sequence ATGTTAATTCAATTTAAACGTCAACAAAACCGTTTAGAGCCTCTGAATCTTACTCCTCATAAACCTCAATCAATTAATAACATCACTGAACAAACTAATAGTAGCTTCGTTGAAGAAATATTAAAAGAACTTAATGAATTGATCGGATTAGAAAAAGTTAAATATATCTTCCATGAAATCTATGCTTTTGCCAGGATTCAAAAAAAACGCCAAAAAGAAAAGCTATATAATGAACCAATGGTTTTACATATGGTATTTAAAGGTAACCCAGGCACTGGAAAAACAACGGTGGCTCGCATTGCAGGTAAACTTTTTCGCGAGCTTGGCCTTTTACAAAAAGGCCATTTGATTGAAATTGAAAGGGCTGACCTGGTCGGCGAGTATATCGGTCATACGGCTATAAAGACCAGAGAGCAAATCAAGCGCGCTCTCGGAGGTATACTGTTTATCGATGAAGCATATAGTTTGGCCCGGGGAGGAGAAAAGGATTTTGGTAAAGAAGCCATTGACACTATGGTAAAAGCCATGGAAGATCATAAAGATAATCTGGTTATAATTCTTGCTGGCTATCCAAGTGAGATGGAGTGGTTTCTGCGCACCAATCCTGGTTTGAGAAGTCGGTTTCCCATACATATATCTTTTCCGGATTACAGTATAGATGAATTAATGTTAATCGCAGAACAAATGTTAAAACAGCGCCAGTATGATTTTACTCCTCAGGCAAAAGAGCGTTTCAAGGAGCAATTAAAAAACCTCCCCCCTACAACCATTGTTAACGGTAATGCCCGGTTAGTAAGAAACTACATCGAGAAATTGATTCGCTGTCAGGCAGTTCGCCTGGTGAAGAAAGAAATTGTTACCCGGGACGATTTGATCCTGATCACTGAAGATGACATTTATTCCGCCACCGGCAACTACTTGTAA
- a CDS encoding aminotransferase class I/II-fold pyridoxal phosphate-dependent enzyme, protein MKDINRLHTQALEMIKPIVAEIENKTFYQTAKVLEAFRHAQVYQHHLNGTNGYGYGDIGREALEHVFATLFGAEAALVRPQFVSGTHAIATALFAILRPGDTILFATGKPYDTLEKVIGFKNEPGSLRDWGINYRQIDLTSDDKIDIFTLQKLLEEDKSIRVVAFQRSRGYAWRKSLLQPDLTEAFALTKKIRPDVIIFVDNCYGELVEGFEPTQYGADLVAGSLIKNLGGGLAPTGGYIVGNKDLVNLAAERLTVPGTEGELGATGDFLRSTFHGLYLAPRMVAEALIGAIYAAALFSLAGFEVSPTIEEPRSDIIQAIKLNSAENMKAFCRGIQRFSPIDSHLTPEPWVMPGYDVPVIMAGGTFIAGSTAELSADGPLVPPYIIYFQGGLNRHHIFLAVQNALAEIIARN, encoded by the coding sequence ATGAAGGACATCAACCGTTTACACACTCAAGCACTGGAAATGATCAAACCAATAGTGGCTGAAATAGAAAACAAAACTTTTTACCAAACGGCAAAGGTTTTGGAAGCTTTTCGACACGCTCAGGTTTACCAGCATCACTTAAACGGTACTAATGGGTATGGATATGGGGACATCGGAAGAGAAGCCCTGGAACACGTTTTTGCAACCCTCTTTGGGGCAGAAGCAGCTTTAGTACGACCACAATTTGTTTCCGGTACCCACGCTATCGCTACTGCATTATTTGCCATTTTAAGACCGGGGGATACCATCCTATTTGCTACAGGAAAACCCTACGATACCCTGGAAAAAGTAATAGGTTTTAAAAACGAGCCCGGAAGCCTTAGGGACTGGGGTATTAACTACCGCCAAATCGACCTTACCTCTGATGATAAAATTGACATATTTACCTTACAAAAACTTTTAGAAGAAGATAAGTCCATAAGAGTTGTAGCTTTTCAGCGATCCAGGGGGTATGCCTGGCGCAAATCCTTACTTCAACCAGATTTAACTGAAGCCTTTGCTCTGACAAAAAAAATTAGACCCGATGTGATTATATTTGTAGATAATTGTTACGGGGAACTGGTAGAAGGATTTGAACCAACCCAGTACGGCGCTGACCTGGTAGCTGGTTCTTTAATTAAAAATCTAGGTGGAGGTTTAGCCCCCACCGGTGGTTATATCGTAGGAAACAAGGATTTAGTAAATCTGGCAGCCGAACGTTTAACAGTTCCCGGTACCGAAGGCGAACTGGGTGCCACGGGTGATTTTTTGCGTTCCACCTTTCATGGTCTGTACCTTGCCCCCAGGATGGTTGCTGAGGCCCTGATTGGTGCAATCTATGCCGCTGCTTTATTCTCCCTGGCCGGGTTTGAAGTATCTCCTACAATAGAAGAGCCTCGCAGTGACATTATTCAGGCAATAAAACTTAACTCCGCCGAGAATATGAAAGCATTTTGCCGTGGTATACAACGTTTTTCCCCCATTGATAGTCACCTGACCCCTGAACCATGGGTAATGCCTGGCTATGATGTCCCAGTCATAATGGCGGGCGGGACCTTTATAGCCGGTTCAACTGCTGAACTCAGCGCCGATGGCCCCTTAGTT
- a CDS encoding class I SAM-dependent methyltransferase — protein sequence MQFVVTTSNKASEESIKKAISLAQRLQLPFVHRSKVRNNPEQVLIIVSLEDIFIRYQNKNLSWHPNMAKLRILNLMRNGQDPLITAVDPQPGDHILDCTMGLGADSLVLAYSVGPTGKITALESEKLVAVLAENGFAKLNDTILKPLTQRIEIINSSFHHFLNRTPGQSFDVIYFDPMFQITKSKSTGINILRLIGNPTPLMAADVQLALSKCRRQVVVKENLNSDFFKNFRPDQLIKTSSNLGFGIYYSSKQEG from the coding sequence TTGCAGTTTGTTGTTACCACTTCAAATAAAGCCTCGGAAGAGAGTATAAAAAAAGCCATATCCTTGGCACAGCGCTTACAGTTACCCTTTGTTCATCGTTCTAAAGTAAGGAATAATCCGGAGCAAGTATTAATTATTGTTAGTTTGGAAGATATCTTCATTAGGTATCAGAACAAAAATTTATCCTGGCATCCCAATATGGCAAAACTGAGAATATTAAATTTGATGAGAAACGGTCAGGACCCCCTGATCACGGCAGTAGACCCTCAACCAGGGGATCACATCCTGGATTGTACCATGGGCCTGGGAGCAGATAGTTTGGTTCTGGCCTATAGTGTAGGACCAACAGGAAAAATCACTGCCCTGGAATCGGAAAAGCTTGTTGCTGTTTTGGCCGAAAATGGTTTTGCGAAATTGAATGACACTATTTTAAAACCATTAACACAGCGAATTGAGATTATCAACAGTTCCTTTCACCATTTTTTAAATAGAACTCCCGGACAATCTTTTGATGTCATTTATTTTGATCCCATGTTTCAAATAACCAAAAGCAAGTCAACGGGTATTAATATACTACGATTAATTGGTAACCCGACTCCCCTTATGGCCGCCGATGTCCAGTTAGCGTTAAGCAAGTGCCGTCGGCAGGTTGTAGTTAAAGAGAACCTGAATAGTGACTTCTTTAAGAACTTCAGGCCAGACCAATTAATTAAAACCAGTTCTAATCTTGGCTTCGGTATCTATTATTCTAGTAAGCAAGAGGGATAG